One stretch of Bradyrhizobium canariense DNA includes these proteins:
- a CDS encoding DUF4164 domain-containing protein — translation MSDRPSNGFGAAEPSSVDIDAATRRLMTALDALESAVERRREADRDENELASRIQALGADRSRLADELDGSLVKTRRLERTNREIGERLDAAIETIRAVIDAGEL, via the coding sequence ATGAGCGATCGTCCCTCCAACGGTTTCGGCGCTGCCGAGCCATCCTCAGTGGACATTGACGCCGCGACGCGGCGGCTGATGACGGCGCTTGATGCATTGGAAAGCGCGGTCGAGCGGCGTCGCGAGGCCGATCGTGACGAGAATGAACTGGCAAGCCGGATTCAGGCGCTGGGTGCGGATCGCTCGCGGCTCGCCGACGAACTCGACGGATCGCTGGTGAAAACGCGCCGGCTGGAGCGCACCAACCGCGAGATCGGCGAACGGCTGGATGCGGCGATCGAGACGATCCGCGCCGTGATCGATGCTGGAGAACTCTGA
- a CDS encoding c-type cytochrome, with translation MSATARILLSVAAIVVAALAIGLWVIRGPGPMAFSDGPKVSLADYKAANPTGTPVALAKASLVERGAYLAHAADCMVCHTTQGGQEYAGGLGFKLPFGTLYSTNITPDKDTGIGNYSDQDFLNALHRGVRRDGARLYPAMPYTSYTYISDADALAIKAYLFSLPPVRAAAPANTLTFPFNQRWGMMFWSAVFNPDTRFEPDTSKSPEWNRGAYLAEALAHCGECHTPRNLAFALDNRKKFGGALTAGWRAFNISSDKATGIGAWRDDDLIAYLSTGHAAGHGTASGPMGEAVDQSFSQLAPEDIRAVVAYLRSVPPTPSPDLPATLAPPAPASHKDGVTADARGKMVFAGACVSCHGWTGESPVSPFATLTGAWAVNDPGATNVAQIVIAGTRRNTPDGALSMPAFGDAYSDDEIAAVANYVTARFGGKGSKLTAQDVTELRKQVSQ, from the coding sequence ATGAGCGCGACCGCGCGGATCCTGCTCAGCGTTGCCGCGATTGTGGTGGCAGCGCTGGCGATCGGACTTTGGGTCATCCGTGGCCCAGGCCCGATGGCATTTTCGGACGGCCCGAAAGTATCACTGGCGGACTATAAAGCCGCCAATCCGACCGGCACACCGGTTGCGCTCGCCAAGGCGAGCCTTGTTGAACGTGGCGCCTATCTCGCACATGCCGCGGATTGCATGGTTTGCCACACCACCCAGGGCGGCCAGGAATATGCCGGCGGCCTCGGATTCAAGCTGCCGTTCGGTACGCTTTATTCGACCAATATCACGCCGGACAAAGACACCGGCATCGGCAATTACAGCGATCAGGACTTCCTGAACGCGCTGCATCGCGGCGTCCGCCGCGACGGCGCGCGGCTTTATCCGGCGATGCCGTATACGTCCTACACTTACATCAGCGACGCCGATGCGCTGGCGATCAAGGCCTATCTGTTCAGCCTGCCGCCGGTGCGCGCGGCCGCTCCCGCCAATACGCTGACGTTTCCGTTCAACCAGCGCTGGGGCATGATGTTCTGGTCGGCGGTGTTCAATCCGGACACGCGGTTCGAACCCGACACATCGAAGAGCCCGGAATGGAACAGGGGCGCTTATCTCGCGGAAGCCCTGGCGCATTGCGGTGAATGCCATACGCCGCGAAATCTGGCGTTCGCGCTCGACAACCGCAAGAAATTCGGCGGCGCGCTCACCGCGGGCTGGCGTGCCTTCAACATCAGTTCGGACAAGGCCACCGGCATCGGTGCCTGGCGCGACGACGATCTCATCGCTTATCTGTCGACCGGACATGCGGCGGGTCATGGCACGGCGTCGGGGCCGATGGGCGAAGCGGTCGACCAGAGCTTCAGCCAGCTAGCGCCGGAAGATATCCGCGCCGTGGTGGCCTATCTGCGCAGTGTGCCCCCGACACCATCGCCCGATCTGCCGGCGACGCTGGCGCCGCCTGCGCCGGCTTCGCACAAGGACGGCGTCACGGCGGATGCGCGCGGCAAGATGGTGTTCGCGGGCGCCTGCGTTTCCTGCCACGGCTGGACCGGCGAAAGTCCGGTCTCACCGTTTGCCACGCTCACCGGGGCCTGGGCGGTGAACGATCCCGGCGCGACCAATGTCGCGCAGATCGTGATCGCCGGCACCAGGCGGAATACGCCGGACGGCGCGCTCTCGATGCCTGCCTTCGGCGACGCCTATTCCGACGACGAGATCGCGGCGGTCGCTAACTATGTGACGGCGCGCTTCGGCGGCAAGGGATCGAAGCTCACGGCGCAGGACGTCACTGAGCTACGAAAGCAGGTGTCGCAGTAA
- a CDS encoding TIGR00282 family metallophosphoesterase: MRILFVGDVVGRAGRTAISEYLPGMIRDWALDLVVVNGENSAGGFGITEAIYQEFLDAGADAVTLGNHSWDQREALVFIERAPRLIRPANFPKGTPGRGAALIDTKSGKRALVINAMGRVFMTPFDDPFAAINHELEACPLGAAADAIVVDFHCEASSEKQGIGFFCDGRASLVVGTHTHVPTADHQILSGGTGYMTDAGMTGDYDSIIGMQKEEPLRRFTSGIPSGRFEPALGTATLSGVAVETDDTTGLALRIAPVRIGGRLEEAMPGFWMP, translated from the coding sequence TTGCGTATTCTTTTCGTCGGTGACGTCGTCGGCAGGGCCGGTCGCACTGCCATCTCGGAATATCTGCCTGGAATGATCCGCGACTGGGCGCTCGATCTGGTCGTCGTCAACGGCGAGAATTCCGCCGGCGGGTTCGGTATCACCGAGGCGATCTACCAGGAATTCCTCGACGCCGGCGCCGACGCCGTCACACTCGGCAATCATTCCTGGGACCAGCGCGAGGCGCTGGTCTTTATCGAGCGCGCGCCCCGGCTCATTCGTCCCGCGAATTTTCCAAAGGGCACGCCCGGCCGCGGCGCCGCGCTGATCGACACCAAAAGCGGCAAGCGCGCACTCGTCATCAATGCCATGGGCCGCGTCTTCATGACACCGTTCGATGATCCCTTTGCCGCCATCAACCACGAGTTGGAGGCCTGTCCGCTCGGTGCGGCAGCCGATGCGATCGTGGTCGATTTCCACTGTGAGGCGAGCAGCGAGAAGCAAGGTATCGGATTTTTCTGCGACGGCCGCGCCAGCCTTGTCGTCGGCACCCACACCCATGTGCCGACCGCCGACCATCAGATCCTCTCGGGCGGCACCGGCTACATGACCGACGCCGGCATGACCGGCGATTATGATTCGATCATCGGCATGCAGAAGGAAGAGCCGCTGCGCCGCTTCACCTCGGGCATTCCGTCGGGGCGTTTTGAGCCGGCACTGGGCACAGCAACACTCAGCGGTGTCGCGGTCGAGACCGATGATACAACCGGTCTGGCGCTGCGGATCGCACCGGTGCGGATCGGTGGCCGGCTGGAAGAGGCGATGCCGGGGTTCTGGATGCCCTGA
- a CDS encoding cell division protein ZapA, with translation MSHVNVTINGRQYRMACEEGQEARLLHLAEGFEDRIGSLRGKFGEIGDSRLTVMAALMASDELLDANQRIASLEQELEALRDARSTSADRAKVVQTAVAKALNAAADRIEKTTQVLNRTIGGGVAIG, from the coding sequence ATGAGCCACGTCAACGTCACCATCAATGGCCGGCAATACCGCATGGCCTGCGAGGAAGGGCAGGAGGCGCGGCTCCTGCACCTCGCAGAAGGCTTTGAGGATCGGATCGGATCGCTGCGCGGCAAGTTCGGCGAAATCGGCGACTCCCGCCTCACCGTGATGGCGGCGCTGATGGCCAGCGACGAATTGCTCGATGCCAACCAACGCATCGCTAGCCTTGAGCAAGAGCTCGAAGCCTTGCGCGATGCCCGCTCCACATCGGCCGATCGCGCCAAGGTGGTGCAAACCGCGGTCGCCAAGGCGCTCAACGCGGCCGCCGACCGTATCGAGAAAACCACGCAGGTGCTGAACCGCACCATCGGCGGCGGCGTCGCGATTGGTTGA
- a CDS encoding 5-formyltetrahydrofolate cyclo-ligase, protein MAATPSTRSKADLRAAALAARDALSDQQRAAAAQSVAERGMPFEIVRDMIVSGYSPIRSEIDPTPLMLKVAAQGARLALPAVTARGQSLTFRAWSPNDRMQLGSLGILEPSPAAAEVIPDVMLVPLAAFDRLGHRIGYGAGHYDYTFAHLRKVKAVIGIGLAFAAQEIEAVPALSHDVALDYVLTETRMFDFRSF, encoded by the coding sequence ATGGCCGCTACTCCCTCGACCCGGTCAAAGGCCGATCTGCGCGCCGCAGCGCTTGCGGCGCGCGATGCGTTGAGTGATCAGCAGCGTGCCGCCGCGGCCCAGTCTGTCGCCGAGCGTGGCATGCCGTTTGAGATCGTGCGCGACATGATCGTCTCCGGTTATTCCCCGATCCGCAGTGAGATCGATCCGACCCCCTTGATGCTGAAAGTCGCCGCGCAGGGCGCGCGGCTGGCACTGCCGGCTGTAACGGCACGCGGCCAGTCGCTTACATTTCGCGCATGGTCCCCCAACGACAGGATGCAGCTCGGATCGCTCGGTATCCTCGAGCCGTCGCCTGCTGCCGCCGAAGTCATTCCCGACGTGATGCTGGTGCCGCTGGCCGCGTTCGACCGTTTGGGTCACCGCATCGGCTACGGCGCCGGTCATTACGACTACACCTTCGCGCATTTGCGCAAGGTGAAAGCCGTCATCGGTATCGGTCTTGCCTTTGCCGCGCAGGAAATCGAGGCCGTCCCGGCGTTGTCGCACGACGTCGCACTGGATTATGTGCTAACGGAAACACGAATGTTCGATTTCCGGAGTTTTTAG